A stretch of DNA from Roseovarius sp. W115:
GCGGAACAGCCGATATAGCCATCGTCGGATTGGCTGATCAGCATCTCACGCCACGTGTTGAGCTTAGGGCTTGCCAGAAAGTCGCGTGAAAACCAGCGGTCCATCACCGCATCGGCTATGGATGCAATGCCGCCTGCGCGTACCGCGTCGATCCGGGTTTGCCACAGTTCTTTTGTGCCGATCTTGGCGGCGGTGTTCGACAGCACAAGCGCGCGGATTTGGTCGAGCCGTTTGACCGCCAGCCCCTGGCCGATCATTCCGCCAATGGAAAGACCGACAAAGACGCAATCGCGGATTTTGAGGTGATCCAGCAGGGCCTCGGCATCGCTCACGAGCGCGCCCATCGCGTAGGGGGCCGGGGGCACCTCAGATTGCCCATGCCCGCGCTTGTCATAGCGGACGATACGCAAGCCGTTGGGAAGATGGGGCAGGATCGGGTCCCACAGGTGCAGGTTGGTGCCGAGCGAGTTGGCGAAGACAAGTGCGGGGCCATCGGATGGCCCGTCATCGCGGTAGTGCAGGGTGATGTCATTTACCTTGGTAAAGGCCATAGCGGGGTCCGTTCACAATGTTTAATAGGGCAGGCCGACATAGTTCTGGGCCAGCGCCATCTGCGCTGCGCGGTTCTCAGCCAGATGCGCAAGCTCAGCCTGTTGAATGTTATGATCAAATTCGGATTGATCCGGGAAATGGTGCAAAAGTTTGGTCATGTACCAACTGAACCGCTGGGTTTTCCAGACCCGGGCGAGGGCGGTTTCGGAATAGCGCGACAGAGCGGCCTCATCGCTGTCATCGTAGAATGCCAAGAGCGCCTGCCACAGATAGTAGACATCGCTCGCGGCGGTGTTCAGTCCCTTCGCTCCCGTCGGCGGCACGATGTGGGCCGCGTCCCCACACAGGAACAACCGTCCCCATTGCAGCGGTTCGCAGACAAAAGAGCGCAGCGGCGCGATGGATTTTTCAATCGACGGCCCGGTGATCAGGGTATCCGCGGCCTCCTGCGGGATGCGGCGTTTCAATTCGTTCCAGAACCGGTCATCGGACCAGTTGTCTGGGCTGTCGCTCAGGTCGCATTGCACGTAATAGCGGCTAAGCGTCGGGTTGCGCATAGAGCATAGCGCAAATCCACGGGTGGAATTGGCGTAGATGAGTTCGTCACTCACGGGCGGCGTCTCGGACAGAATTCCCATCCAGCCGAACGGGTAAGCCTTTTCAAACTCGCGGCGTTTTTCCCTGGGAATGGCCTGTCGGGAAGGGCCGTGAAACCCGTCGCATCCGGCGATGATATCGCAGGTCAGGTGTTTGGTTTGGCCGTCATGTGTGAACTCGATTCTAGGATTCTTTGTTTCAATATCACAAAGGGTTACATTGCTGCATTCATGTAAAGTCAGCAAGCCCGAAGTATCGCGCGCCTCGTAGAGATCCTGCGTCAGTTCCGTCTGACCATAGACCGTAACATATTGATCAATCAGCGCTTTGAAATCGAGGTGAAACATGCCGCCAGGATAGGCGATATTGGTGCCATGGTGCAGAAAGCTTTCCCGTTTCAGACGCGCACCGACACCCGCCTCATGCATCAGGTTGACGAGCCCGGCCTCCAGCACGCCCGCGCGAATGCGGCCCAGCACATGCGCGCGGCTTTGGCGTTCGAGAATGACCGTGTCGATCCCCGATTTGTGCAAAAGCTGACCCAGCAAAAGGCCCGAAGGCCCGCCGCCGATAATGGCCACTTGGGTGCGCATGACATTTCCCTGTTCGCGTTTGCGACAGAAAGCCATGGCGCGATGCGCATGTCTATGGCTATTCGGGCATGGGGTGTGCCACGCTAATGCGAGATCACCGCCAGCCCGGCCAGAACGAACGCTCCGCCCATGGCATCGCGGCCTGAAAGACCTTCTCCGATGGCGAATGCGTATGTGAGCACAACCAGCGTTTCGATGCCGATGATGATGAGATAGAGCGCGCCCAGTGAGATTTCGCGCATCAGGATGATCTCGACCTGCGTTGCCGCGACAAATCCCAAAACGATGAGCGCCAGGGCCGCAATCGTCCAGTGACCTGAGGCCATTTTCATGCCGATGGTGGCCACGGCATAACCCAAAGCGGCAATGACGGCCAATCCGAGCAGCCGTGTTTCAATAAC
This window harbors:
- a CDS encoding 5-aminolevulinate synthase is translated as MEVIETRLLGLAVIAALGYAVATIGMKMASGHWTIAALALIVLGFVAATQVEIILMREISLGALYLIIIGIETLVVLTYAFAIGEGLSGRDAMGGAFVLAGLAVISH
- the pobA gene encoding 4-hydroxybenzoate 3-monooxygenase; this encodes MRTQVAIIGGGPSGLLLGQLLHKSGIDTVILERQSRAHVLGRIRAGVLEAGLVNLMHEAGVGARLKRESFLHHGTNIAYPGGMFHLDFKALIDQYVTVYGQTELTQDLYEARDTSGLLTLHECSNVTLCDIETKNPRIEFTHDGQTKHLTCDIIAGCDGFHGPSRQAIPREKRREFEKAYPFGWMGILSETPPVSDELIYANSTRGFALCSMRNPTLSRYYVQCDLSDSPDNWSDDRFWNELKRRIPQEAADTLITGPSIEKSIAPLRSFVCEPLQWGRLFLCGDAAHIVPPTGAKGLNTAASDVYYLWQALLAFYDDSDEAALSRYSETALARVWKTQRFSWYMTKLLHHFPDQSEFDHNIQQAELAHLAENRAAQMALAQNYVGLPY
- the pcaD gene encoding 3-oxoadipate enol-lactonase, translated to MAFTKVNDITLHYRDDGPSDGPALVFANSLGTNLHLWDPILPHLPNGLRIVRYDKRGHGQSEVPPAPYAMGALVSDAEALLDHLKIRDCVFVGLSIGGMIGQGLAVKRLDQIRALVLSNTAAKIGTKELWQTRIDAVRAGGIASIADAVMDRWFSRDFLASPKLNTWREMLISQSDDGYIGCSAAIAGTDFYTPTSGLRLPLLGIAGSEDGATPPDLVRETVDLVPGSEFQLMRRAGHLPCVEQPETYAKHLTAFLRRIGHI